One Coraliomargarita parva DNA segment encodes these proteins:
- a CDS encoding DUF11 domain-containing protein: MKRTSSLFGLCLGIFALAFTGCQTAAPTQVDRGYTAPSTPTKTTIWTAAKPSTPKVATAVSAKPSSSNVIFRNNQIKVTKSVLQAGQVGGEVKYRIQIDALEDVGTVRVTETMPTGIQFTSADPVASLTGNSVRWTFPSMKKGQSQNIDVTVKPTTEGDHNICSTISVDNEFCLDFFAGQPKLAVTKKGPASIELGEIATWTVTVTNNGSAEATNVVVTDTLPDAFEATTSLRQEIGNLSPGETKTVEYSAKAVKQGEFRNRAVATYDGSGPDGNGAAGSSPEAGSPISVVQSGIRVRKSGPEEAYVFKPEKFEITIENTGDTDLKNVRITDLLPKGASVSDPGRGRVSNGAIGWMIPTLPAGASQLITTEVAATQKGEFTNTVKVLTANGLEASDTVTTNWLAVPGVTISITDSKDPIRVKESTTYTIRVRNQGDFEPVSGTVTVKFTDTIKPTAVAGDAQGVINGQTVTFPRTTLEPGKDINLSITAEGANIGPGRAVLNFSADFLADPVISEEATNVY, encoded by the coding sequence ATGAAACGCACGTCCTCCCTCTTTGGCCTGTGCCTGGGCATCTTTGCTCTGGCTTTCACCGGCTGCCAGACGGCTGCCCCGACTCAAGTGGATCGCGGCTACACGGCCCCAAGCACACCCACCAAAACGACAATCTGGACTGCAGCCAAGCCGTCCACGCCCAAAGTGGCCACAGCCGTATCCGCCAAGCCCAGTAGCAGCAATGTCATTTTCCGGAACAACCAGATCAAGGTCACCAAGTCCGTGCTGCAGGCAGGTCAGGTCGGCGGTGAGGTGAAATACCGCATTCAAATCGATGCTCTTGAGGATGTCGGCACAGTCCGTGTGACCGAAACGATGCCGACCGGCATTCAATTCACTTCGGCAGACCCGGTCGCCTCGCTCACCGGCAATTCCGTCAGGTGGACCTTCCCATCCATGAAGAAAGGGCAGAGCCAGAATATCGACGTCACTGTCAAGCCGACCACGGAAGGCGACCACAACATCTGCTCCACCATCAGTGTGGACAACGAGTTCTGCCTCGATTTCTTCGCCGGCCAGCCGAAACTCGCCGTCACCAAGAAAGGCCCGGCCAGCATCGAGCTGGGCGAAATCGCCACTTGGACCGTCACTGTCACTAACAACGGTTCCGCCGAAGCCACCAATGTCGTCGTCACGGATACGCTGCCGGATGCCTTTGAAGCCACCACCAGCCTGCGTCAGGAAATCGGAAATCTGTCACCCGGCGAGACCAAGACCGTGGAATACAGCGCCAAGGCGGTCAAACAGGGCGAGTTCCGCAACCGTGCCGTGGCCACCTACGACGGCAGCGGTCCGGATGGCAATGGTGCCGCCGGGTCCAGCCCGGAAGCCGGCTCCCCGATCTCGGTTGTCCAGTCCGGCATCCGTGTGCGTAAGTCGGGACCGGAAGAAGCCTATGTCTTCAAGCCTGAGAAATTTGAAATCACCATTGAAAACACCGGTGATACCGACCTGAAGAACGTCCGCATCACCGACCTGCTGCCCAAGGGCGCCTCCGTCTCCGATCCGGGCCGCGGCCGCGTCAGCAACGGTGCCATCGGCTGGATGATCCCGACCCTTCCGGCCGGAGCCAGCCAGCTCATCACCACGGAAGTCGCCGCCACCCAGAAGGGTGAGTTCACCAACACCGTCAAGGTGCTGACCGCGAATGGCCTCGAAGCTTCGGATACCGTCACCACCAACTGGCTAGCGGTTCCCGGGGTCACCATCTCGATCACCGACAGCAAGGACCCGATCCGGGTGAAGGAATCCACGACTTACACGATCCGCGTCCGTAACCAAGGCGACTTCGAGCCAGTCAGCGGCACCGTAACGGTCAAGTTTACCGACACGATCAAGCCGACCGCCGTAGCCGGCGACGCCCAGGGCGTGATCAACGGCCAGACCGTCACCTTCCCGCGCACCACGCTGGAACCGGGCAAGGATATCAACCTGTCCATTACCGCCGAAGGAGCCAATATCGGGCCCGGCCGCGCCGTCCTGAACTTCAGCGCCGACTTCCTCGCCGATCCGGTCATCAGCGAAGAAGCAACCAACGTCTACTAA
- a CDS encoding KamA family radical SAM protein gives MYPSDALDNWQSGQGLWSHVPATDWNDWKWQLKNRITKLEQLEQYLELSPEEKAGCLFANKKLAMAITPYFFNLIDREDPNDPVRRQVIPRAGEMHTASEELLDPVGEENTKPVEGIVHRYPDRVLFLVTDRCASYCRYCTRSRLVSNAQDYNFHPEFESGLEYIRNTPEIRDVLLSGGDPLLLSDKKLDYLLGELRKIPHVEFIRIGSRIPVFLPQRITPELCEIFKKHGPIWLSIHVNHPNECTQTLRDACERLSYAGVPIGNQSVLLKGVNNNAEVMKSLIHRLLMMRVRPYYLYQCDLITGSAHLRTDPREGIEIIRSLRGHTTGYAIPQFVIDAPGGGGKVPINPDYVKEVTKDAIIMRNFSGEEYSYPIVAGKDAKPDPKAPKLEPILA, from the coding sequence ATGTATCCTTCCGACGCCCTAGATAACTGGCAATCCGGTCAAGGCCTCTGGTCTCATGTGCCGGCTACAGACTGGAACGACTGGAAATGGCAGCTGAAGAACCGCATTACCAAGCTGGAGCAGTTGGAGCAGTATCTGGAACTGAGTCCCGAGGAGAAAGCCGGTTGCCTGTTTGCCAACAAGAAGCTGGCGATGGCGATCACGCCCTATTTCTTCAACCTGATCGACCGCGAGGACCCGAACGACCCGGTCCGCCGTCAAGTCATCCCCCGCGCGGGCGAGATGCACACCGCTTCGGAAGAGCTGCTGGACCCGGTCGGCGAGGAAAACACCAAGCCGGTGGAGGGCATCGTGCACCGCTACCCGGACCGCGTGCTCTTTCTCGTGACCGACCGTTGCGCCTCCTACTGCCGCTACTGCACGCGCAGCCGACTGGTGTCCAACGCCCAGGACTACAATTTCCATCCTGAATTTGAAAGCGGCCTTGAATATATCCGGAACACACCGGAGATCCGCGACGTCCTGCTCAGCGGCGGCGACCCGTTGCTCCTCTCTGACAAGAAACTGGATTATCTGTTGGGCGAGCTTCGGAAGATCCCCCATGTCGAATTCATCCGGATCGGCTCCCGCATTCCAGTCTTCCTCCCCCAGCGCATTACTCCGGAACTCTGTGAAATCTTCAAGAAGCACGGTCCGATCTGGCTGAGCATCCACGTCAACCACCCGAACGAGTGCACACAGACCTTGCGGGATGCCTGTGAGCGCCTGTCCTACGCCGGTGTGCCGATCGGCAACCAGTCCGTCCTGCTCAAAGGAGTGAACAACAATGCCGAGGTCATGAAGTCGCTCATCCACCGCCTGCTGATGATGCGGGTACGTCCCTACTACCTGTATCAGTGCGACCTGATCACCGGTAGCGCCCACCTGCGCACGGACCCCCGGGAAGGCATCGAAATCATCCGTTCGCTCCGTGGCCATACCACCGGTTATGCGATTCCGCAGTTTGTCATCGACGCACCCGGCGGTGGAGGCAAGGTCCCGATCAATCCGGACTACGTGAAGGAAGTCACGAAAGATGCCATCATCATGCGCAACTTCAGTGGGGAGGAGTACAGCTATCCGATTGTCGCCGGGAAGGATGCCAAGCCGGACCCGAAGGCACCCAAACTCGAGCCGATTTTGGCATAA
- a CDS encoding ArsR/SmtB family transcription factor produces the protein MAATETNQDLNLDERAKQLWALGDPVRLQILKILPDEPTCATACNVSTIAERIGLSQPATSHHLRVLRQAGLITNKKMCRDMIYWVRRDSLNAIAHTIQSL, from the coding sequence ATGGCAGCAACCGAAACAAATCAGGATTTAAATTTAGACGAGCGGGCGAAGCAGCTCTGGGCGCTCGGAGATCCGGTGCGTTTGCAGATCTTGAAGATTCTTCCGGATGAGCCGACCTGTGCGACTGCCTGTAATGTTTCGACGATCGCGGAACGCATCGGCCTGTCTCAGCCGGCGACCTCGCACCATTTAAGGGTGCTGCGCCAAGCCGGGCTGATTACCAACAAGAAGATGTGCCGGGACATGATCTACTGGGTGCGGCGGGACAGCCTGAACGCCATCGCGCACACGATCCAGTCCCTCTGA